A segment of the Psilocybe cubensis strain MGC-MH-2018 chromosome 5, whole genome shotgun sequence genome:
TTataagattttttttttgatctTATTGACGGAGACAGTGAAGGTCCAAACCAACTTTTCGAGAATCTCGAAACAAGTTCAACTACTCAACAATGGTCAACAATGCACAACAAGTTAGGGCCAAATGTATCACGTGATTCATTGGGAGTAGCCACAGCCAAAAGCTCTACCAGTGCTaccacaccaccaccacaccatGGGTCTACTCATGTCCCTTCCGCTCGCTGGCGGGCTAACGTCTGTAGCTACATCATGTTTTGCGGGCTTAGCCTTCTTTTGTACTTCTACCGCAGGTCTGCATTCACTCTCCTCGTATAAAATGTGCAAACCACTGAGGTGTTGCATTTTGCGCAGCATCCATGTTCTTCAAGTCATGTAACTGCAACTCCTCAATTGCAACTCGTGTCGGCTTCTGTGTATGCTTAAATTCAAGTTGAATTATTTGTAAATTGCGCTAAACCAGCATCAGTTAATATTCATGCTCAATTCTATCCTTGCTTGGATCATGAAGACGGATTTTGCTATACGGCTGATTGAGAAGTGGAGCTTCGATTATATCAAGATGGTTTGTGCCGGAGAGCAATGCTATGGAGTGTTAGCAGTGCGTCGTTCTATCTTCTCTATCAGTCATTCGTCTCATAGTCTCACAGGTTCATCGTATTTGTTTTGCATTGGCATTGTTCCATCTCATATTGAGCTCTCTTTTGATTGGTGTAAAGGATACGAAAGACAAACGTGCCGCCATACAGAACGGGTGAGCTTTCTGAAGTATGTATTTATTCGCTCAACTGACATTCCACCAGTTGGTGGGGCCCTAAAGTACTAGTCTGGCTTATCCTTGTGGGAATCAGTTTCGCCATTCCTAATGGCTTCTTTATGTTTTGGGGAAATTATGTTGCTCTCATCGGTGCATCAATATTCATTCTCGTTGGTCTTGTGCTCCTTGTTGATTTCGCACACTCCTGGTCCGAAACCTGCCTCGAAAATTGGGAAAACTCATCATCCAACTTCTGGCAATGGGTCTTAATTGGATCAACGGCCGCAATGTACTCGTTCACTATCACACTGACCGGTCTCCTATACGCATACTTTGCGGGATCTGGATGTACCCTCAATCAATTCTTCATATCATTCAACCTCGCCTTGTGTATTCTCATCACCCTCATGAGCGTCCATCCTGCTGTTCAAGAGCGTAATCCCCGTTCAGGACTCGCACAATCATCCATGGTCGCTGCGTATTGCACATACTTGATCGTATCTGCTGTCAGCAACCATGTGCATGAAACCAAGCAGTGCAATCCTCTCCGagatggaaagaaaactCAGAAGGCGGTCCTCATCTTGGGTGGTCTCTTCACTTTCCTGGCGATTGCATATTCAACATCTAGAGCCGCAACTCAAAGTACGGTTCTGGTCGGAAAGGGCAAGAAAGGCCGCATTCATTTAAGTGAAGATGAGGGTCATTCGGAACTGGGCGTCGTAACGCAGCAACCTGGACGCACCGAATCTCCACGGTATCAAGCTTTGCTGGCAGCGGTTGAGGCTGGGTAAGTCACAGCATTACTTGAGACGGATTTGAAGCACTAAGCTATCGAATAGTGCAATTCCTGCCTCCGCGCTCCAggaagaggacgacgacgacgatgaggacgaagtCGTCGGTGAATCTAGAGATGATGAACGTACGGGAACACGATATAATGTAAGTCtaatgtttttctttttttttaataaCACACTTACCCTTTTCACGTAGTATTCGTGGTTTCATGTCATTTTTTCGATTGCAGCAATGTATGTTGCTATGctactgactgactggtaAGCCGTTTTGTCTGgtgtttttttgatttcatGTAAACTTACACTTTACAGGAACATCGTCTCAAAGAGCCCTATATCTGGGCCTGTTGATCCTGACTTCGATGTTTACATTGGGCGTTCGGAAGTAGCTATGTGGATGAGAGTAGTTTCAGGATGGGTTTGCATCTTCCTGTATATTTGGAGTCTTTTGGCGCCAGTTCTTTTACCTGACAGGTATGCCCATTCATCTTTCACTATGCGTTACTGTAGTCTAACACTATTAAAAGGTTCGGCGATTAATTGTGTAGAATAATGCATTGAACTTTTTTATCATTACATGTACTCTATTTTGTCCGACGGCGCATGATATGAGAATGTCTTTCTGATTACTCGATGACGTTGCCGGCTGGACTGGTTGTATATCACATCTTGGTCTCACGGCAGTCTACTGTGACAGTTAGAAGCCTTTCAGAATTTTAATCGCTATATCCGCGTACTTCTGTCCCTCAACTCTTCGTGTGCGCCCTTTGCACGAGTAGTATCACCGAAATGATCTCATTCAATGTCGGTTCACTGGCATCACAGCGTCATGGAGTCGGGGCTGGGCAGGGCATTCATTGTTCGGAAAGTGGATTCCAAGTCGATTCAACAAAAATAGCGCAGAATAGCGCATGTATCGAGATGTAATGACACCGACAGACCACGGAGTGACCAAGGTTGGTGGCAAATATCGCTTCAACTTCAGACCTTTTCAAGACTTGGCCCTTGATGAACCATGTTCGCCGTTGCTAGTGAGCATCCTATAGGGGAAATTCCCACCGAGTACTAGATCTGATTTCCCGAAAACCATCCGCACCCCAGAGGCAGTCAGAAACGTACCGTTTCATGGAGTTCCATGAAGATCTTGTTGTCTTTGAAATAAGTACTCTTCGATACAAACGCAGGAAAGTTGCCCGCGAACCTGTAATTATATACATACCAAGGGACATCAAACCCGATCACATTCAGGGTGATCGTAGCTCAAGGGAAAAAATAGCCAACAGATTGGAAATTTAGCTTTGATGGACTTGTTTACCCCTTGGACTTGGAAAACGAGGGCCGTCCAACAATTCCTCGCTCTTATATGCACGGATAGATCGCCTACGGCTTGTTCTTTGCCATTATCCCTGCCGATGTGTCTATGACCTCCTCTCcccttcttccttttcttctgtgttttgttttcgtGTCTGACGATCGATGGTCAAGTCAATACAAGACCAATTGTGAGTTCCAATCCTTCTAATCGTTGTGATTTTTACGTTAATCGATCATTATTGGTTCATGCACTTAGGTTTGCTAATCAATACGTTGGGGCAGCGTCAATAAGTAGGGTCAAATAAATCACAGTACTATCTGCGTGCTAATCAAGGACATTTTCAACCTTTAGCGATTCTTTT
Coding sequences within it:
- a CDS encoding Membrane protein TMS1, producing MLNSILAWIMKTDFAIRLIEKWSFDYIKMVCAGEQCYGVLAVHRICFALALFHLILSSLLIGVKDTKDKRAAIQNGWWGPKVLVWLILVGISFAIPNGFFMFWGNYVALIGASIFILVGLVLLVDFAHSWSETCLENWENSSSNFWQWVLIGSTAAMYSFTITLTGLLYAYFAGSGCTLNQFFISFNLALCILITLMSVHPAVQERNPRSGLAQSSMVAAYCTYLIVSAVSNHVHETKQCNPLRDGKKTQKAVLILGGLFTFLAIAYSTSRAATQSTVLVGKGKKGRIHLSEDEGHSELGVVTQQPGRTESPRYQALLAAVEAGAIPASALQEEDDDDDEDEVVGESRDDERTGTRYNYSWFHVIFSIAAMYVAMLLTDWNIVSKSPISGPVDPDFDVYIGRSEVAMWMRVVSGWVCIFLYIWSLLAPVLLPDRFGD